One genomic window of Desulfobulbaceae bacterium DB1 includes the following:
- a CDS encoding D-tyrosyl-tRNA(Tyr) deacylase gives MRAVVQLVKKAGVMVEGKTVGAIGRGLLVLLGVSREDTEKDVDYMVEKILHLRIFPDQEDKMNLSVADIKGEILAVSQFTLFGDCRKGRRPSYSHAAPPPRANELYLDFVAKMGRHLPVATGIFQAMMEVELINDGPVTLLIDSNKEF, from the coding sequence ATGAGGGCGGTGGTGCAGCTGGTCAAAAAGGCTGGGGTCATGGTGGAAGGCAAGACAGTGGGTGCCATCGGCCGCGGCCTGCTGGTCCTGCTCGGCGTCAGCCGGGAGGACACGGAGAAAGACGTTGATTATATGGTGGAAAAAATACTCCACCTGCGCATTTTTCCCGACCAGGAAGACAAGATGAACCTTTCGGTGGCCGACATCAAGGGCGAGATTCTGGCCGTGTCCCAGTTCACCCTGTTCGGTGACTGCCGGAAGGGCAGGCGTCCTTCCTATTCCCACGCCGCTCCCCCGCCACGGGCCAATGAACTGTATCTCGATTTTGTCGCCAAGATGGGACGACATCTGCCGGTGGCAACCGGCATCTTTCAGGCGATGATGGAGGTTGAACTGATCAACGACGGCCCGGTGACCCTGCTCATTGACTCAAACAAGGAGTTTTAA
- a CDS encoding redox-regulated ATPase YchF: MGFRCGIVGLPNVGKSTIFNALTSAGIESANYPFCTIEPNVGKVPVPDERLDKLAELAKTRVKVNAQMEFVDIAGLVSGASKGEGLGNQFLGHIRQVDAIAHVVRCFEDSNIVHVDGSIDPLRDREVINMELILADMETVGRRLDKTRSQAKSGDKLYKAQAAILEKLQELLDSGKPARLLETDETGKSLLRELCLLTAKPVLYVANVREEDIAAGNQWVEKLKEKAKEEGSLVVLISGAIEEELSNLSKEEQKDFLADMGMEESGLNRLIRAGYDLLGLINYFTVGEKETRAWTIPKSTTAPKAAGVIHTDFERGFIRAEIISYEDYIKCGSEAAAKEKGLWRLEGKEYIVQDGDCINFRFNV; this comes from the coding sequence ATGGGTTTTCGCTGCGGCATTGTCGGACTGCCCAATGTGGGCAAATCCACTATATTTAACGCCCTTACCTCGGCCGGCATCGAATCGGCCAACTACCCTTTCTGCACCATTGAACCCAATGTGGGCAAGGTGCCGGTGCCGGACGAGCGGCTCGACAAACTGGCGGAGTTGGCCAAGACCCGCGTCAAGGTCAATGCCCAGATGGAATTTGTCGATATTGCCGGACTGGTCAGCGGCGCCAGCAAGGGAGAGGGCCTCGGCAACCAGTTTCTCGGTCACATCCGCCAGGTTGACGCCATTGCCCATGTGGTCCGCTGTTTCGAGGACTCCAACATCGTCCATGTTGACGGCTCCATCGATCCGCTGCGCGACCGCGAGGTGATCAACATGGAACTCATCCTGGCCGACATGGAAACCGTGGGCCGGAGACTGGACAAGACCAGGTCCCAAGCCAAGTCCGGGGACAAGCTCTACAAGGCCCAGGCCGCCATTCTGGAAAAGCTGCAGGAACTGCTTGACAGCGGCAAACCGGCCCGGCTCCTGGAAACGGACGAAACCGGCAAATCCCTGCTCCGCGAACTCTGCCTGCTGACGGCAAAACCGGTGCTGTACGTGGCCAACGTCCGGGAAGAAGACATTGCCGCCGGCAACCAGTGGGTGGAAAAACTTAAGGAAAAGGCAAAGGAGGAAGGCTCGCTTGTTGTCCTTATATCCGGCGCCATCGAGGAGGAACTTTCCAACCTGTCCAAAGAGGAGCAGAAGGATTTTCTCGCCGACATGGGCATGGAGGAATCCGGCCTCAACCGGCTGATCCGGGCCGGCTACGATCTGCTCGGTCTGATCAACTACTTCACGGTGGGAGAAAAGGAAACCAGGGCCTGGACCATCCCCAAGAGCACCACCGCCCCCAAGGCGGCCGGCGTCATTCACACTGATTTTGAACGGGGCTTTATCCGGGCGGAAATCATCTCCTACGAAGATTACATCAAATGCGGCAGTGAAGCGGCGGCCAAGGAAAAAGGGCTCTGGCGGCTTGAGGGAAAAGAATACATTGTGCAGGATGGGGATTGCATCAATTTCCGTTTCAATGTTTAA